The following are encoded together in the Gordonia insulae genome:
- the argS gene encoding arginine--tRNA ligase, producing the protein MTPADLAALLAAVTLTVVRDRGLDDSLVPETVVVERPRHADHGDYATNIALQLGKKLGVAPRELAGWLADAFAGAEGIAKAEVAGPGFVNVWLAAAAQNSVVSTVLDSAREYGRGDDLGGRSINLEFVSANPTGPIHLGGTRWAAVGDALGRVLAARGGAVTREYYFNDHGTQIDRFAYSLEAAAKGEPTPEDGYAGDYIGEIAAQVVAKVPDVLDQPDAERLETFRAVGVDLMFDHIKESLHEFGTDFDVFTHENKMFTSGLVEECIAELKANGNLYENDGAWWLRSTNFGDDKDRVVIKSDGNAAYIAGDIAYYRDKRNRGFDLCIYMLGADHHGYITRLKAAAASLGDDPATVEVLIGQMVNLVRDGVPVRMSKRAGTVITLDDLVDAVGVDAARYALIRSSVDVNIDIDLDLLRKQSNDNPVYYVQYAHARLSALSRNAADLGLELSRDHLDLLDDPAEGELIRTIGDFDEVVATAAELREPHRVCRYLENLAGAYHRFYARCRVLPQGDEPAADIHAARLALCAATRQVLANGLELVGVSAPERM; encoded by the coding sequence GTGACTCCCGCCGACCTCGCCGCGCTGCTGGCCGCCGTGACGCTGACCGTTGTCCGCGACCGTGGCCTCGATGATTCCCTGGTGCCCGAGACCGTTGTGGTGGAGCGCCCGCGGCACGCCGATCACGGCGACTACGCGACCAACATCGCGCTGCAACTGGGCAAGAAACTCGGGGTCGCCCCGCGGGAACTGGCGGGCTGGCTCGCCGACGCCTTCGCCGGCGCGGAGGGCATCGCCAAGGCCGAGGTCGCCGGCCCCGGATTCGTCAACGTGTGGCTGGCGGCGGCCGCCCAGAACTCGGTCGTGTCGACGGTGCTGGACTCCGCGCGCGAGTACGGCCGCGGTGACGATCTCGGTGGCCGGTCGATCAACCTGGAGTTCGTCTCGGCGAACCCGACCGGTCCCATCCACCTCGGCGGTACCCGATGGGCGGCGGTCGGCGACGCCCTCGGCCGTGTGCTCGCGGCGCGGGGAGGTGCCGTGACCCGCGAGTACTACTTCAACGACCACGGCACCCAGATCGATCGTTTCGCGTACTCGCTGGAGGCCGCGGCCAAGGGGGAACCGACCCCCGAGGACGGCTACGCCGGGGACTACATCGGTGAGATAGCCGCCCAGGTCGTGGCGAAGGTGCCCGACGTGCTCGACCAGCCCGACGCCGAGCGGCTGGAGACCTTCCGAGCGGTCGGCGTCGACCTGATGTTCGACCACATCAAGGAGAGCCTGCACGAGTTCGGTACCGACTTCGACGTCTTCACCCACGAGAACAAGATGTTCACGTCGGGTCTCGTCGAGGAGTGCATCGCCGAGCTGAAGGCCAACGGCAACCTCTACGAGAACGACGGCGCGTGGTGGCTGCGCTCGACGAACTTCGGCGACGACAAGGACCGGGTCGTCATCAAGAGCGACGGCAACGCGGCCTACATCGCCGGTGACATCGCCTACTACCGGGACAAGCGCAACCGTGGTTTCGACCTGTGCATCTACATGCTCGGCGCCGACCATCACGGCTACATCACCCGGCTCAAGGCTGCCGCGGCCTCGCTCGGCGACGACCCGGCCACCGTCGAGGTGCTCATCGGACAGATGGTGAACCTGGTGCGCGACGGCGTGCCGGTCCGGATGAGCAAGCGCGCGGGTACGGTCATCACCCTCGACGACCTCGTCGACGCCGTCGGTGTCGACGCCGCCCGCTACGCCCTGATCCGGTCGTCGGTCGACGTGAACATCGACATCGACCTCGACCTGTTGCGCAAGCAGTCCAACGACAATCCGGTCTACTACGTGCAGTACGCGCACGCGCGGCTGTCCGCGCTGTCGCGCAATGCCGCCGACCTCGGTCTCGAGTTGTCCCGGGACCACCTCGACCTGCTCGACGATCCGGCCGAGGGGGAACTCATCCGGACCATCGGTGACTTCGACGAGGTGGTCGCCACCGCGGCCGAACTCCGTGAGCCGCACCGGGTCTGTCGCTACCTGGAGAACCTCGCCGGTGCCTACCACCGGTTCTACGCCCGATGTCGGGTGCTGCCGCAGGGCGACGAACCGGCGGCCGACATCCATGCCGCGCGGCTCGCGTTGTGCGCGGCGACCCGGCAGGTACTGGCCAACGGGCTCGAGCTCGTCGGCGTGAGCGCTCCGGAGCGGATGTGA
- a CDS encoding DUF3105 domain-containing protein: MARKPGANVPKTSKRPSKSGSVPTAARRQIDWMVVGAVVVVIALIGGLAWYLVPKFVDEQEAEALKPQTVAGYVPSAQDPDPSTRIPGVTKIYYPAAQHVRADQRVAYDQSPPFGGPHDEVWATCTGIVYPNPLRSENAVHALEHGAVWITYNPDTISDDDLDSLKKKVSGEQFLFISPYPGLDHPISLQSWGHQLKLDSAGDPRVDQFITALRRNTVPGVYPEKPAEAAYPETQAACAAIPGSFDPSNPPPADEGEPGPNAVKMDGTGGIQATDETTGAGAPMPAG, translated from the coding sequence ATGGCACGCAAACCGGGGGCGAATGTACCCAAGACCAGCAAGCGTCCGAGCAAGTCCGGGTCGGTGCCGACCGCCGCTCGTCGTCAGATCGACTGGATGGTCGTCGGCGCCGTGGTCGTGGTGATCGCCCTGATCGGCGGCCTGGCGTGGTATCTGGTCCCCAAGTTCGTCGACGAACAGGAGGCGGAGGCCCTCAAGCCGCAGACCGTCGCCGGATACGTGCCCTCGGCGCAGGATCCGGATCCGTCGACCCGTATCCCCGGGGTCACCAAGATCTATTACCCGGCGGCGCAGCATGTGCGGGCCGACCAGCGGGTCGCCTACGACCAGTCCCCACCGTTCGGCGGACCGCACGACGAGGTGTGGGCGACCTGTACCGGCATCGTCTACCCCAACCCGCTGCGCTCGGAGAACGCCGTGCACGCGCTCGAGCACGGCGCGGTCTGGATCACCTACAACCCGGACACCATCAGCGACGACGACCTCGACTCGCTGAAGAAGAAGGTGTCCGGCGAACAGTTCCTGTTCATCTCGCCCTACCCGGGCCTGGACCATCCGATCTCCCTGCAGAGCTGGGGGCATCAGCTCAAGCTGGACTCCGCCGGAGATCCGCGGGTCGACCAGTTCATCACCGCACTGCGCCGCAACACCGTCCCCGGTGTCTACCCGGAGAAGCCCGCGGAGGCCGCCTACCCGGAGACCCAGGCCGCCTGCGCGGCGATCCCCGGCTCCTTCGATCCGAGCAACCCCCCGCCCGCCGACGAGGGCGAGCCCGGGCCGAATGCGGTGAAGATGGACGGGACGGGCGGTATCCAGGCGACCGACGAGACCACCGGCGCCGGCGCGCCGATGCCGGCAGGCTGA
- a CDS encoding DUF305 domain-containing protein, which yields MSDPADDVNANPTGVVGETADPDHSRRTLLTALGGIALLLVGMGLGLLIAAMLHSDDASVAEAPPAADSAAVGFAQDMIRHHEQGVEMATIELENGTDPQVRSMAFDILTAQSNEIGQMQSWLTRWGYPLINPNSPMAWMGHDASGHGGAGHGGGDDHSGHADHDMGAMPSGSMPSGSMPSGAMPADTAAEAPPMPGMATTAEMNRLRSLRGTEADVYFLQLMLRHHEGGVPMMEYAADPANVSEDYVRNLATAMKATQDKEITVIEQMLAERNAAPLPMN from the coding sequence ATGAGTGATCCCGCAGATGACGTGAACGCGAACCCAACGGGCGTCGTCGGCGAGACCGCCGATCCCGACCACTCACGCCGCACGCTGCTGACCGCGCTCGGCGGTATCGCGCTCCTGCTGGTCGGCATGGGCCTCGGACTGCTGATCGCGGCGATGCTGCACAGTGACGACGCGTCGGTGGCCGAGGCGCCACCGGCCGCCGATTCGGCGGCAGTCGGCTTCGCGCAGGACATGATCCGCCATCACGAGCAGGGCGTCGAGATGGCCACCATCGAGTTGGAGAACGGCACCGACCCACAGGTACGGAGCATGGCCTTCGACATCCTCACGGCCCAGAGCAATGAGATCGGACAGATGCAGTCCTGGCTGACCCGCTGGGGTTACCCGCTGATCAACCCGAACTCCCCGATGGCCTGGATGGGCCACGACGCCTCGGGACACGGCGGCGCGGGACACGGCGGCGGCGACGACCACAGTGGCCACGCCGACCACGACATGGGTGCCATGCCCTCGGGTTCGATGCCCTCGGGTTCGATGCCCTCGGGCGCCATGCCGGCGGACACCGCGGCCGAGGCCCCGCCCATGCCCGGAATGGCCACCACCGCCGAGATGAACCGTCTGCGGTCGTTGCGCGGTACCGAGGCCGACGTGTACTTCCTGCAGTTGATGCTCCGCCATCACGAGGGTGGCGTGCCGATGATGGAGTATGCGGCCGACCCCGCGAACGTCTCGGAGGACTACGTCCGCAACCTCGCGACCGCGATGAAAGCGACGCAGGACAAGGAGATCACCGTCATCGAGCAGATGCTGGCCGAGCGGAATGCGGCGCCGCTGCCGATGAACTGA
- a CDS encoding DUF4334 domain-containing protein, with translation MRVDELLTDVPTTTADALAVFDGSMAVEPSSMIGTWRGAELPTGHPMDGLLAASGWWGKQFVDAETVHPLLFRTRDGAALWAMNPILAFSGTSLGQFPAVKKLSFVRPIAASRLALQTRVPRARLRTTRFRDVDTATMQYDQLPINDVFRRISDDAVIGAMDMRGSEQPYFFVLRRDDSLTLR, from the coding sequence ATGCGCGTAGACGAACTCCTGACCGACGTCCCGACCACCACCGCGGATGCCCTCGCCGTCTTCGACGGTTCCATGGCGGTGGAACCGTCGTCGATGATCGGCACCTGGCGGGGCGCCGAACTCCCCACCGGTCACCCGATGGACGGCCTGCTGGCCGCAAGCGGTTGGTGGGGAAAGCAATTCGTCGATGCGGAAACGGTCCACCCGCTGCTGTTCCGGACCCGGGATGGCGCGGCACTGTGGGCGATGAATCCGATCCTGGCGTTCAGTGGGACGTCACTGGGCCAGTTCCCGGCGGTCAAGAAGCTCTCGTTCGTCCGGCCGATCGCGGCGTCGCGACTGGCGCTGCAGACGCGCGTCCCGAGGGCACGGCTGCGAACCACCCGATTCCGGGATGTCGACACGGCGACGATGCAGTACGACCAGTTGCCGATCAACGATGTGTTCCGGCGGATCTCGGACGACGCGGTGATAGGCGCGATGGACATGCGCGGATCGGAGCAGCCGTACTTCTTCGTTCTCCGACGAGATGATTCGTTGACGCTGCGCTGA
- a CDS encoding AAA family ATPase, which translates to MRLHRLSMTAFGPFADETAIDFDDLSGDGLFLLHGPTGAGKTSVLDAVAFALFGRVPGARHDARRLHSDHAAPESVPEVMLEATIAGRRLRITRSPDHHRPKKRGAGTTKVNARATLVYLDGSGPDLTRLVDIGEAVTRLLGMSADQFFQVVLLPQGEFARFLRANSDEREELLERLFDTERFGDLEDWLRDRARESASALGERTSVLDRIAGQIVALGGVAAPADPDMDWAQGCLESARAEAVRLHDDVTSAQAALDRAQAAHEEGGRLVELRRRGDEARSRLDRLAAGAENVARAADSLAAARRAAPVIVVADELDRATAACSAAARGASAARTALGELPEGAALCDADPDELSTAIERWTAESGRWEPLARRAEQRPELVAAVERMEAEIGVAEKAIDELRVGLDAAPGRREDAVRALDAAVEARAQVLRLQAERDRVAAIGVALADRVTVTTALAETDTRLLSARESHASAREHHLDVRERRLAGMAAELAGQLEDGMPCGVCGSRAHPEPAAGGAEAVGKDDEEAAARAEHRAAADRTREENARATLVERRAHLDVTIGTMTDDQFDAERTQLAAKLEAAQRSAERVPELSDTITAIDAETEKLRGRLTENRSLLAARRERVEGLREDVATLDAEIAEATGGRIGVAERRAELGDLCRRATTLRTAREEEAQSRSRRADIRGQLEERSVAADFVDSAGRADVDAVRMAAASRAQIADWEALIQRAAAARAGADETLADPAVAAACAAEAVDLPALAAGLTDARATRDDVAGRHAVVAARVGGLEDYVAQFWAAADGLAPARARHEELQGLAELVAGRGQNSRRMALRSYVLAARLEEVLVAASARLHQMSAGRYEFVHSDAAGIRGRRGGLGIEVRDEYTGAVRATTTLSGGETFFASLALALGLADVVSAEAGGRILDTIFIDEGFGTLDPDALDLVMRVLDDLRAGGRVVGVVSHVDELRARIPAQLEVLRGEAGSRVHLHGPVGVS; encoded by the coding sequence ATGAGACTGCATCGGCTGTCGATGACGGCCTTCGGTCCCTTCGCCGACGAGACCGCGATCGACTTCGACGACCTGTCCGGTGACGGGCTGTTCCTCCTGCACGGCCCGACCGGGGCGGGCAAGACCAGTGTTCTCGACGCGGTCGCGTTCGCGCTCTTCGGCCGGGTGCCGGGGGCTCGGCACGACGCCCGCCGGTTGCACTCGGATCATGCTGCGCCGGAATCGGTTCCGGAGGTGATGCTCGAGGCGACGATCGCCGGCAGACGCCTGCGCATCACCCGGTCGCCGGATCATCACCGACCGAAGAAGCGGGGTGCCGGGACCACCAAGGTCAATGCCCGTGCCACGCTGGTCTATCTCGACGGTTCCGGCCCGGACCTCACCAGGCTGGTGGATATCGGTGAGGCCGTGACCCGGCTGCTCGGGATGAGTGCAGATCAGTTCTTCCAGGTGGTGTTGTTGCCGCAGGGGGAGTTCGCTCGGTTCCTGCGCGCCAATTCGGATGAGCGCGAAGAACTCCTGGAACGACTCTTCGACACCGAGCGCTTCGGCGACCTCGAGGACTGGCTTCGCGACCGCGCCCGGGAGAGCGCGAGTGCGTTGGGCGAGCGCACATCCGTCCTGGACCGCATCGCCGGCCAGATCGTGGCGCTGGGTGGAGTCGCTGCCCCTGCCGACCCCGACATGGACTGGGCGCAGGGCTGCCTGGAGTCCGCTCGTGCCGAGGCAGTGCGATTGCACGACGACGTGACGTCGGCGCAGGCCGCACTCGACCGGGCGCAGGCGGCGCACGAGGAGGGCGGACGTCTCGTCGAACTGCGGCGCCGGGGTGATGAGGCGCGCAGCCGTCTGGACCGGCTCGCGGCCGGTGCGGAGAACGTGGCGCGGGCAGCGGACTCACTCGCGGCGGCACGGCGAGCGGCACCCGTGATCGTCGTCGCCGACGAACTCGACCGGGCAACCGCGGCGTGTTCCGCGGCGGCTCGCGGTGCGTCGGCTGCGCGAACGGCGTTGGGCGAACTGCCCGAGGGGGCAGCGCTGTGCGATGCGGACCCCGATGAGCTCTCGACGGCGATCGAGCGGTGGACGGCCGAATCCGGGCGGTGGGAGCCTCTGGCCCGACGCGCGGAGCAGCGTCCGGAACTCGTCGCAGCCGTCGAACGGATGGAGGCCGAGATCGGCGTCGCCGAGAAGGCGATCGACGAACTGCGCGTGGGTCTCGATGCCGCTCCCGGTCGCCGGGAGGATGCGGTACGTGCGCTCGATGCCGCGGTCGAGGCGCGTGCGCAGGTGCTGCGACTGCAGGCCGAGCGAGACCGTGTCGCCGCCATCGGCGTGGCGCTGGCCGACCGTGTCACGGTCACCACGGCACTGGCGGAGACCGACACCCGCCTGTTGTCGGCCCGCGAATCACACGCGTCCGCGCGTGAACACCACCTGGATGTGCGGGAGCGCCGGTTGGCCGGGATGGCCGCCGAACTCGCCGGGCAGCTCGAGGACGGCATGCCGTGCGGTGTCTGTGGGTCGCGGGCTCACCCGGAGCCCGCCGCAGGTGGGGCAGAGGCGGTCGGCAAGGACGACGAGGAGGCGGCCGCACGGGCCGAGCACCGTGCCGCGGCGGATCGCACCCGGGAGGAGAACGCGCGCGCAACACTCGTGGAGCGGCGCGCGCACCTCGACGTGACCATCGGGACGATGACCGACGACCAGTTCGACGCCGAGCGCACGCAGCTCGCGGCGAAACTCGAAGCGGCGCAGCGTTCCGCGGAACGCGTTCCCGAGTTGTCCGACACGATCACCGCGATCGATGCGGAGACCGAGAAGTTGCGCGGGCGGCTCACGGAGAATCGCTCGTTGCTGGCGGCCCGGCGCGAACGGGTGGAAGGCCTGCGCGAGGATGTCGCCACCCTCGACGCCGAGATCGCCGAGGCGACAGGCGGCCGGATCGGCGTCGCCGAGCGGCGCGCCGAACTCGGCGACCTGTGTCGTCGCGCCACGACGCTTCGCACAGCCCGCGAGGAGGAGGCGCAGTCACGGTCGCGACGTGCCGACATTCGCGGGCAGCTGGAAGAACGCAGTGTCGCTGCGGATTTCGTGGACTCCGCCGGTCGTGCCGACGTCGACGCCGTGCGCATGGCCGCAGCGAGCCGGGCACAGATCGCCGACTGGGAGGCGTTGATCCAGCGGGCGGCCGCCGCTCGTGCCGGAGCCGACGAGACCCTGGCCGACCCCGCGGTTGCCGCGGCCTGTGCCGCGGAGGCGGTCGATCTGCCGGCACTGGCCGCCGGCCTGACCGATGCCCGCGCGACCCGGGACGATGTGGCCGGACGTCATGCTGTGGTGGCCGCCCGTGTCGGTGGCCTGGAGGACTACGTGGCCCAGTTCTGGGCTGCCGCCGATGGTCTGGCACCCGCGCGCGCCCGTCACGAGGAGTTGCAGGGTCTGGCCGAACTGGTGGCCGGCCGTGGCCAGAACTCGCGGCGGATGGCGCTGCGCTCGTACGTGTTGGCCGCGCGACTCGAAGAGGTGCTCGTCGCTGCGTCGGCCCGGCTGCACCAGATGTCCGCCGGGCGTTACGAGTTCGTCCATTCCGATGCCGCCGGCATCCGCGGCCGTCGTGGTGGCCTCGGCATCGAGGTCCGTGACGAATACACGGGAGCGGTGCGTGCGACCACCACATTGTCCGGTGGCGAGACGTTCTTCGCCTCGCTCGCACTGGCGCTGGGACTCGCCGACGTCGTGTCGGCCGAAGCCGGTGGCCGCATCCTCGACACCATCTTCATCGACGAGGGTTTCGGCACACTCGACCCCGACGCGCTGGACCTGGTGATGCGGGTTCTCGACGACCTGCGGGCCGGCGGCCGGGTGGTCGGCGTGGTCAGTCACGTCGACGAACTGCGCGCCCGCATTCCGGCACAACTCGAGGTGCTACGTGGCGAGGCAGGATCGCGCGTACACCTGCACGGGCCGGTCGGCGTGTCATGA